One part of the Esox lucius isolate fEsoLuc1 chromosome 10, fEsoLuc1.pri, whole genome shotgun sequence genome encodes these proteins:
- the LOC114839975 gene encoding fish-egg lectin, with protein MRATAVILLVVCLLDFGHAWNCKEIKFKNLRQIDAGIGQVVATDTSQIPYYLVGDELIRLPGALSHITVGPAGIWGVNEAYAIYKYVAGNWVQAAGLLKQVDAGGDPFIVGANMNDGPFCLRSGATVGYKGPDSPLPWTGLTGLVKYYSCGPFICWAVNKDDDIFIMNLKPDCQNGGWTQIGGKLSMIEVASDGSVFGANSNGDVYTRDGITASKPEGTGWTQIPMCLKIKHVTYDLGRLWAISTSGVTMLCTN; from the exons ATGAGAGCTACTGCAGTTATCCTtctggttgtctgtctgctggACTTCGGTCATG CATGGAACTGCAAGGAAATCAAGTTTAAGAATCTGCGTCAGATTGACGCAGGAATTGGACAAGTGGTTGCTACCGACACAAGTCAAATTCCCTACTACCTGGTAGGGGATGAATTGATCCGCCTGCCTGGTGCTCTGTCACACATCACTGTGGGGCCAGCAGGAATCTGGGGTGTCAATGAGGCATATGCAATTTACAAGTATGTGGCCGGTAATTGGGTGCAAGCTGCAG GCCTTCTGAAACAGGTGGATGCTGGCGGTGACCCTTTTATTGTTGGGGCCAACATGAACGATGGACCATTCTGTCTGAGAAGTGGTGCCACAGTTGGCTACAAGGGTCCAGACTCACCCCTTCCATGGACTGGATTGACAGGATTAGTGAAGTACTACAGTTGTGGACCCTTCATCTGCTGGGCTGTTAACAAGGATGATGATATCTTCATAATGAAT CTGAAGCCAGACTGTCAAAACGGTGGGTGGACTCAAATTGGTGGGAAACTTTCCATGATTGAGGTGGCATCTGATGGTAGTGTCTTTGGAGCTAACTCTAATGGGGATGTTTATACCAG AGACGGCATCACAGCCAGTAAACCTGAAGGCACAGGATGGACCCAAATCCCAATGTGCTTAAAAATAAAGCATGTGACCTACGACCTGGGCCGTCTTTGGGCTATCTCTACGTCTGGTGTCACAATGTTGTGCACAAATTAG